In the Wyeomyia smithii strain HCP4-BCI-WySm-NY-G18 chromosome 2, ASM2978416v1, whole genome shotgun sequence genome, one interval contains:
- the LOC129723832 gene encoding ubiquitin-protein ligase E3C: MFNFDGDFRRRPQQNLGGVSQKSDRLSIIRKAQQERQKREEVRRQQHGATVIQSSARSFVQRQTVKRREREHFDEYRKVNGLKRLPDLEYLTKRIIFFYHAKNSKDGDRLIFLCQYLIKNQKETFEVATSEPIWIYRLKKLLGLCLQQIFNPDHSLTIPIRMLEIYSSSSYIDEHIHPDNPQASRNYLENIFCYLIRQRYFQIVRQLIEQKIPSLDEDTTVLPNPIGDALLQMFLRPLRLISTAITAESEQFNANILQSFCFYILSPDLSNQIRHYIIPSLANSIDFPYIALVRYIANEYQVRLDYQNTILIDIDDDMDEGMVTPDEAARSGGSASKKLRKSRNKERLQLTSSLMYAVMKLGENHFGNLNSEPLYSAYVKVLSSMVNNITKLPRQITEAYPQEKDDSSDTESESEDVHMLTSMENQTLADIITMLNDNRRVNFMIGHVDSILDKPDVVQHLCLICHNLMTYNKLAVYEYKLLYMLASKPQFIRSLWYTLTAQTANQGFSSPISLLSKGLSISKYDSDRIVPILASFCALFGRLIATLHDGEFCQENILPGTVSKIMPFTISEIIPLSTTLKEISLGLVELAFPETRSSLKDSYRTMLTSLNNESTSHYRLKCDLNEQNKNVWPHLLKVCVSLLRQIHTRDLRRGFCPDGHWTAQNLNLPLDKPTDLHLSRGRRGPRPFQPIRDFTREDVEDGPPLSTKQIRSITILREIPFVVAFNTRVGVFQGLVAADKLRTQGDLQGFLQGPSIQLTVRRSHIYEDAFDKLSPINEPDLRPKFRIEMVNSAGMREAGIDGGGVFREFLSELLKTAFDPHRGFFMITKDNMLYPNPSVGKIVEDYQRHYYFIGRILGKALYENLLVELPLAEFFLSKLAGKHSDVDIHQLASLDPVLHRNLMSLKAYEGDVSDLGLDFTIVCDELGETRVEELKSNGANITVNSSNRLEYIQLMADFKLNKQIRSQCLAFRQGLANVLPIEWLYMFSNKELQVLISGAEIPVDVHDLRQNTRYGGDFTIEHTTIQIFWKVVEEFDDIQRRQLLKFVTSCSRPPLLGFKDLDPPFCIQNAGDTDRLPSASTCMNLLKLPAFDKEDMLREKLLYAIQSGAGFELS, from the exons ATGTTCAATTTTGACGGTGACTTCCGACGTCGCCCACAGCAAAATCTCGGTGGCGTTTCACAGAAATCAGACCGTCTTAGTATTATCAGAAAGGCTCAGCAGGAACGGCAGAAACGGGAAGAAGTCCGTCGTCAACAGCATGGAGCCACAGTGATTCAGAGCTCTGCGCGAAGCTTCGTGCAGCGACAAACTGTGAAACGTCGGGAACGGGAGCATTTTGATGAGTATCGGAAAGTAAACGGACTAAAGAGGCTGCCGGATTTGGAGTATCTGACCAAGAGAATTATCTTTTTCTATCATGCTAAGAACAGCAAAGACGGCGACCGATTG ATTTTTCTTTGTCAATACTTGatcaaaaaccaaaaagaaacattcgaagtggcaacttcAGAACCCATTTGGATTTATCGCCTGAAGAAGCTTCTAGGACTGTGTCtacaacaaattttcaatcCCGATCATTCATTG ACAATACCCATTCGCATGTTAGAAATATACTCATCCAGCAGTTACATCGATGAGCACATTCATCCCGACAACCCACAGGCTAGTCGTAATTACCTGGAAAATATTTTCTGCTATCTAATACGTCAGCGGTACTTCCAAATAGTTCGACAATTGATCGAACAAAAAATCCCTTCGCTGGATGAAGACACCACAGTTCTTCCGAATCCGATTGGTGATGCACTGCTCCAGATGTTTCTACGTCCGCTTCGATTAATATCAACTGCAATTACTGCAGAAAGCGAACAATTCAACGCCAATATCCTTCAGTCTTTTTGTTTCTACATTTTATCACCGGACTTGTCTAACCAAATTAGACACTATATTATACCTTCGCTGGCAAACAGTATAGACTTCCCATACATTGCCCTAGTTCGGTATATTGCAAACGAGTATCAGGTTCGATTGGATTATCAAAATACAATTTTGATTGACATCGATGATGACATGGATGAAGGAATGGTTACGCCGGATGAAGCAGCGCGCAGTGGAGGTAGTGCTAGTAAGAAACTTCGGAAAAGCCGGAACAAAGAAAGACTCCAATTAACCAGCTCGTTGATGTATGCTGTTATGAAGTTAGGAGAGAATCATTTTG GAAACCTCAACAGTGAACCTCTGTACAGTGCTTATGTTAAGGTGTTATCCTCGATGGTGAACAATATAACGAAACTTCCAAGACAAATCACTGAAGCCTACCCTCAGGAAAAGGATGATTCCAGCGACACCGAGTCGGAATCTGAAGATGTTCATATGTTAACCAGCATGGAGAATCAAACACTGGCAGACATAATCACCATGCTGAACGATAATCGCCGGGTAAATTTCATGATAGGCCACGTGGACAGTATTTTGGATAAACCCGACGTTGTACAGCATCTGTGCTTAATTTGCCACAACTTGATGACCTACAATAAGCTGGCAGTGTACGAGTACAAACTTTTGTATATGTTGGCTTCGAAACCTCAATTTATACGCTCACTTTGGTACACACTGACCGCGCAGACTGCCAATCAAGGATTTTCATCGCCGATTTCTCTGCTGTCTAAAGGTTTATCAATTT CCAAATACGACTCGGATAGAATTGTACCGATATTAGCTTCGTTTTGTGCTTTGTTTGGAAGGCTTATCGCCACTCTGCACGATGGTGAATTTTGTCAGGAGAATATTTTACCCGGAACGGTTAGTAAAATAATGCCATTCACGATCAGCGAAATCATCCCACTAAGTACAACCCTGAAGGAAATATCATTAGGTTTGGTAGAATTAGCCTTTCCCGAAACACGTTCTTCGCTTAAGGATAGTTACAGAACGATGCTCACTTCACTGAACAACGAGTCGACCTCACACTACCGACTGAAGTGCGATCTtaatgagcaaaacaaaaacgTTTGGCCTCATCTACTGAAGGTTTGTGTTTCGCTGTTGCGGCAAATTCATACCCGTGACCTGCGACGTGGTTTCTGTCCGGACGGCCACTGGACTGCACAGAATCTGAATCTTCCGCTGGATAAACCCACCGATTTGCATCTGTCTAGAGGACGCCGTGGTCCACGGCCCTTTCAACCAATACGGGACTTCACGCGGGAGGATGTCGAAGATGGGCCGCCACTTTCCACCAAGCAGATTCGTTCTATTACGATTCTGCGTGAAATTCCGTTCGTAGTGGCTTTCAACACACGAGTGGGTGTGTTCCAGGGTTTGGTGGCTGCGGATAAACTCAGGACTCAGGGTGATTTGCAGGGTTTCCTGCAAGGACCGTCCATTCAGCTGACGGTGCGTAGATCTCATATCTACGAGGATGCCTTCGATAAGCTGAGTCCGATTAATG AACCCGATCTACGACCGAAGTTTCGAATCGAAATGGTCAATTCTGCTGGCATGCGTGAGGCAGGTATCGATGGCGGTGGTGTATTCCGAGAATTTCTTTCCGAGCTTCTCAAGACAGCATTCGATCCTCACCGAGGTTTTTTCAT GATTACAAAGGACAATATGCTGTACCCGAACCCCAGTGTGGGTAAAATAGTAGAAGACTACCAACGACACTATTACTTCATTGGACGTATCCTGGGCAAGGCACTGTACGAAAACTTGCTAGTGGAGTTACCGTTGGCTGAGTTTTTTCTATCGAAACTAGCCGGAAAACATTCGGACGTAGATATTCACCAGTTGGCATCGCTCGATCCGGTATTGCACAG AAATCTAATGTCGTTGAAGGCCTACGAAGGTGATGTGTCAGATCTGGGATTAGATTTCACTATAGTCTGTGATGAGCTGGGTGAAACGAGG GTAGAAGAGCTTAAATCGAACGGTGCCAACATAACAGTGAACTCGTCCAACCGATTAGAGTACATTCAACTGATGGCAGATTTCAAGCTGAACAAACAGATACGATCACAGTGCTTAGCATTCCGGCAGGGTTTGGCCAATGTGCTGCCTATCGAGTGGCTATACATGTTTAGCAATAAGGAGTTACAGGTGTTGATATCGGGTGCAGAAATTCCAGTAGATGTTCATGATCTTCGGCAGAATACCCGGTACGGTGGCGATTTCACAATAGAACATACCACTATTCAGATATTCTGGAAAGTCGTCGAAGAATTCGATGATATTCAGCGGCGACAGCTGCTCAAGTTCGTGACCAGTTGTTCGCGGCCCCCGTTGTTGGGTTTTAAGGATTTAGATCCTCCGTTCTGCATCCAGAACGCCGGCGACACGGATCGTCTTCCATCAGCAAGCACCTGTATGAATCTGCTCAAATTGCCCGCATTCGACAAAGAGGACATGCTCCGGGAGAAACTATTGTATGCCATACAGAGTGGTGCTGGCTTCGAACTGAGTTAA
- the LOC129723833 gene encoding DNA-directed RNA polymerases I, II, and III subunit RPABC4 has translation MSDPSSKDTVLKTAMIYVCGECHHENEMRPRDPIRCRECGYRIMYKKRTKRLVVFDAR, from the exons ATGTCTGATCCCAGTTCCAAAGACACCGTATTGAAAACGGCAATGATTTACGTTTGTGGAG AATGCCACCATGAAAACGAAATGCGTCCTAGGGATCCGATCCGTTGCCGAGAATGTGGTTATCGCATTATGTACAAAAAACGAACAAAACGAT TGGTTGTGTTCGATGCTCGTTAG
- the LOC129720345 gene encoding uncharacterized protein LOC129720345, with the protein MTSRNSKIVGGHDEEAYSECLYCNKCESDDVDWVQCKTCERWAHFSCAGVDESVVEVEWECSRCDRPVDQQLTVPKTSKTRSKTRAGSKSEGGSVRGNGSVSELTDQQFEEEQLARERAFAKQMEIRESRLRREMEWNAKQLEMERNMRKRELEVQRMMQEEKLKQEQDLLNAQLADEQAFLKQRNEIRSKLNSSIQKVKSYMNEEGAVGGTSEQTPNKVTSWLHSQRKSVTNRTANRGAVEKVENPLVRPSLSVAEDEVSQYDDSDSDGDGRQDSDKSESIGKNSLAAGESHRSQSGFESQAFRLTREQIATRKVISGHLPKFNGDPETWPLFISSFENTTRACGYSNIENLDRLLNSLGGEALNAVRSMLVLPDSVPEVIRDLRRLFGQPEKLLRTLLNKVKNAPPPTTEDLKTFVRFGITVKQLCDHLEAAHLSDHLRNPLLVQQLVEKLQPEYQMKWVEYKRGRKGTPLRLFTDFITGIGDVASEAVAYSLTTNDTARHSRVKPARKNEFLHVHDSASKCDDRTFTGKANKPCWICNRTDHLIRFCEDFRRMNVGERLKAVEKQKLCGVCLNKHGDNACGSKARCTVKNCKGNHHTLLHRVEESVQLQRVECNTHGGLDRSVIFRMAPISLYAGNKRYDTLAFLDEGSSTTLVNEAVADRLKAEGETEPLIVTWTGNINRFENNSRKVELTLSVKGSKEKIPLENVRTVSELLLPKQHMRFADVAKQYPHLAGLPVRDHPTGQAAILIGLDNLHLFAPLESRVGKQNEPIAVRSRIGWTVYGPEKRKPSASTFLNLHTVSPVSNQDFHDLMRNQYILDEAVVSSFPIPEPKEEQRAKAILRATTKRLGERFETGLLWREDERRFPDNYAMALRRMKALERKLERDPALKENVCQQIVDYQEKGYAHRITKVELTQTPSSAVWYLPLNAVVNPRKPGKVRLVWDAAASVRGISLNTELLKGPDMLIPLPRVICRFRERPVAFGGDIQEMYHQIRIRSEDKQAQRFLFRSNSAETPQVYVMDVATFGSTCSPCSAQYVKNLNAEQFSGQFPEAAIAVSEKHYVDDYYDSVDTVEEAMQRAKEVKYIHSQGGFHIRNWVSSSHEFLEAMGERNTNDAVHFNRDKSAEYERVLGIVWEPVEDSFCFASVSTAAFRSVLDGDERPTKRSVLSFVMAQFDPTGLISPITVRGKMLIQDLWRTGCDWDTKIDAESFDKWRRWIGMMRNIKSFKISRSYFGDAKSTEIQELELHIMADASEKAYGCVAYFRAVVRGEVRCALVMSRSKVAPLKQVSIPRLELLAAVLAARLSRTVIENHSLVVGRVVFWVDASVVLSWIRSDQRRYKQFVGFRIGEILSLTKLTEWRWVPTRMNVADQLTKWGKDPEMHPGSAWVRGPSFLYENEEKWPKKELPPSNTTEELRIHLLLHNVKVQTILIDAGRISKWTVLVRTMACVFRFISNCRRKCKGLPIKTLKPTKLQAKMLKQNAVVCTIVPLQQEEYDMAEKCLLRMAQAESFIDELKLLKRNENRPVSQWLEIDKSSPLRKLTPLIDEAGLIRMEGRCAQAEDLPFDLRFPVILPDDSRITNLIVQHVHEKCGHGYRQTVKNKLRQLFHIIHMDAVVKKVSSACMWCKVNRNRPRVPREAPLPVQRLTPSLRPFSFVGVDYMGPFEVTVGRRREKRWIALFTCLVTRAVHLEVVHGLTTQSCLMAINRFIGRRDWPIEFLSDNGTNFQGASKELAALIKDIEFDCADEYTNAKTKWTFNPPASPHMGGVWERLVRSVKEALKSLHDGRRLTDEILQTVIVEAEDMINSRPLAYTSQESEEAEALTPNHFLRGPPSKRQDVGIPPANPSEALRDAYKRSQQLAGEMWQRWIREYVPTLNQRTKWFGETKPLKAGDLVYIVEGNNRKCWVRGIVEEPIISRDGRIRQAWVRTRTKRYKRAVANLAVLELEVGNTEPKVTSGPGLRAGEYVGNTANLLPSDA; encoded by the coding sequence ATGACTTCACGCAATTCCAAGATTGTTGGGGGCCACGACGAGGAGGCCTATTCGGAATGTTTATATTGTAATAAATGCGAGTCGGACGATGTTGACTGGGTTCAATGCAAAACTTGCGAGCGATGGGCTCATTTTTCCTGTGCGGGCGTGGATGAGAGCGTCGTTGAAGTTGAGTGGGAATGTTCGCGATGTGATCGGCCAGTCGATCAACAACTAACCGTTCCAAAAACGTCTAAGACGCGGTCTAAAACTAGAGCCGGATCGAAAAGCGAAGGGGGGTCTGTTCGCGGCAATGGGTCTGTTTCCGAACTGACTGATCAGCAGTTTGAGGAAGAACAACTCGCGCGTGAAAGAGCCTTTGCGAAGCAAATGGAGATTCGGGAAAGTAGACTACGTAGGGAGATGGAATGGAATGCAAAGCAGTTGGAGATGGAAAGGAACATGCGAAAAAGGGAACTCGAGGTGCAACGTATGATGCAGGAAGAAAAGCTCAAGCAGGAACAAGATCTGTTGAACGCGCAGTTAGCAGACGAACAAGCATTTTTAAAGCAGCGGAATGAAATTCGAAGTAAACTGAACAGCAGTATTCAAAAGGTTAAGTCATATATGAACGAAGAGGGTGCTGTAGGCGGTACGTCGGAACAAACACCTAACAAGGTGACTTCGTGGCTACATAGTCAAAGAAAATCCGTAACAAATAGAACAGCTAATCGCGGGGCcgtggaaaaagttgaaaatccgTTAGTAAGGCCATCTTTATCGGTTGCTGAAGATGAAGTGAGTCAGTACGATGATTCCGACAGTGACGGGGATGGAAGACAGGACTCAGACAAGAGTGAGAGCATTGGAAAAAATTCACTGGCGGCAGGCGAATCTCACCGAAGCCAAAGCGGATTTGAGAGTCAAGCTTTCAGGCTGACTCGGGAGCAGATCGCTACCAGGAAGGTGATATCAGGACACTTACCCAAATTCAATGGAGACCCAGAAACATGGCCGTTGTTTATAAGCAGCTTTGAGAATACAACCAGGGCTTGCGGCTATTCGAACATCGAGAATTTGGATCGTCTGCTAAACAGTTTGGGAGGAGAAGCGCTAAATGCTGTCAGAAGCATGTTAGTGCTCCCGGATTCTGTGCCGGAAGTTATTCGAGACCTTCGTAGGTTATTTGGCCAGCCGGAAAAACTGCTAAGAACGTTGTTGAATAAGGTCAAAAATGCACCTCCACCGACGACGGAGGATTTGAAAACTTTTGTCAGGTTTGGCATAACGGTTAAACAACTCTGTGACCATTTGGAAGCGGCGCATCTTAGTGACCACCTGCGGAATCCTTTGTTAGTGCAGCAACTTGTAGAGAAGCTGCAACCAGAATACCAAATGAAATGGGTAGAGTACAAACGAGGTAGAAAGGGAACACCACTGCGACTGTTCACAGATTTCATCACTGGTATCGGAGACGTGGCGTCTGAAGCAGTGGCCTATTCATTGACGACCAATGACACAGCACGGCATTCGAGAGTAAAACCCGCCAGGAAGAACGAATTTCTGCACGTACATGATTCTGCGTCGAAGTGCGACGATCGAAcgttcacaggaaaagctaacAAACCTTGTTGGATCTGCAATCGAACAGATCATCTGATAAGGTTCTGCGAGGACTTCAGGAGGATGAACGTGGGAGAACGGCTGAAAGCTGTAGAAAAGCAGAAGCTGTGCGGTGTCTGTCTCAATAAGCACGGCGACAATGCATGTGGGTCGAAGGCACGGTGTACCGTGAAGAATTGCAAAGGCAATCATCACACACTTCTGCATCGTGTAGAGGAATCTGTTCAGCTACAGAGAGTGGAGTGTAATACTCACGGAGGCCTAGATCGTTCGGTCATCTTTCGCATGGCACCTATATCGTTGTACGCGGGAAATAAGCGATACGATACACTGGCATTTTTGGACGAGGGTTCATCTACAACCCTGGTAAACGAGGCTGTGGCAGACCGACTGAAGGCGGAAGGAGAAACAGAGCCACTCATTGTGACTTGGACTGGGAACATCAATCGGTTCGAAAATAACTCCCGGAAAGTTGAATTGACGCTGTCGGTAAAAGGCTCAAAGGAAAAGATTCCGCTGGAGAACGTTCGCACTGTGTCGGAACTTTTGCTTCCGAAACAGCATATGCGTTTCGCTGATGTTGCGAAGCAATATCCGCACTTAGCAGGGTTGCCGGTAAGAGATCATCCAACCGGACAAGCAGCGATACTTATCGGTTTGGATAACCTGCATTTGTTTGCGCCGCTGGAGTCACGAGTCGGTAAGCAAAACGAACCGATTGCCGTGCGATCGAGAATTGGATGGACGGTATACGGCCCTGAAAAGCGTAAGCCGAGCGCAAGTACGTTCCTCAATTTGCACACAGTGTCGCCAGTGAGCAATCAAGATTTTCATGATTTGATGCGAAATCAGTACATTTTGGACGAAGCAGTTGTTTCATCGTTTCCCATACCCGAGCCGAAGGAAGAACAACGGGCGAAAGCGATATTACGAGCGACAACAAAACGGTTAGGAGAACGATTCGAAACCGGGCTGCTGTGGCGTGAAGACGAACGCCGATTTCCCGACAATTATGCGATGGCATTACGGAGGATGAAGGCACTCGAACGAAAGCTTGAAAGAGATCCAGCTTTAAAGGAGAATGTTTGTCAGCAGATCGTGGACTATCAGGAGAAGGGTTACGCGCATAGGATAACTAAGGTAGAACTTACGCAGACGCCTAGCTCGGCGGTCTGGTATCTGCCATTGAATGCAGTTGTGAATCCACGTAAACCAGGGAAAGTGCGCCTGGTGTGGGACGCAGCCGCGTCGGTAAGAGGAATATCACTGAACACAGAACTGTTAAAGGGTCCAGATATGCTTATACCCCTTCCCAGGGTTATTTGCCGCTTTCGTGAACGTCCGGTGGCGTTTGGCGGAGATATCCAAGAAATGTACCACCAGATTCGAATCCGATCTGAAGACAAACAGGCGCAACGCTTCTTGTTCAGGTCCAACTCAGCAGAAACACCCCAGGTGTACGTAATGGACGTGGCCACCTTCGGATCCACGTGCTCGCCCTGCTCCGCGCAATATGTTAAAAATTTGAACGCGGAACAGTTTTCAGGACAGTTTCCTGAAGCGGCGATTGCGGTTAGCGAAAAGCACTACGTAGATGATTACTACGACAGCGTGGACACAGTGGAAGAAGCGATGCAGCGAGCCAAAGAAGTGAAATATATTCACTCTCAAGGAGGCTTCCATATCAGGAACTGGGTTTCGAGCTCCCATGAATTTCTCGAAGCGATGGGCGAGCGGAATACGAATGATGCAGTTCATTTCAACCGGGACAAGAGTGCGGAGTATGAGCGCGTGCTGGGTATTGTTTGGGAGCCGGTTGAGGATTCATTTTGTTTCGCTTCCGTGTCTACTGCAGCGTTTCGGTCAGTTTTAGATGGCGACGAACGCCCAACGAAAAGGAGTGTCCTTAGCTTCGTAATGGCACAATTTGATCCAACGGGACTCATCTCTCCAATAACTGTGCGCGGAAAGATGCTGATCCAAGATCTCTGGCGTACCGGTTGTGACTGGGATACGAAAATTGATGCGGAATCGTTCGATAAATGGCGTCGGTGGATCGGTATGATGCGAAACATCAAATCCTTCAAGATATCGCGGAGTTATTTTGGAGACGCTAAATCGACAGAGATACAGGAGTTAGAGCTGCATATTATGGCAGACGCAAGCGAGAAAGCATATGGATGTGTGGCATACTTTCGGGCAGTCGTAAGAGGTGAAGTGCGGTGCGCACTGGTTATGAGCCGTTCTAAAGTGGCCCCGTTGAAACAGGTATCCATTCCCCGTCTTGAGCTCCTGGCGGCAGTTCTTGCTGCACGACTGTCGAGAACTGTTATCGAGAACCACAGCCTAGTCGTCGGCCGAGTGGTATTCTGGGTGGATGCTAGTGTGGTGCTCTCGTGGATTCGCTCCGATCAACGCCGATATAAACAATTCGTCGGATTCAGGATCGGCGAAATTCTCAGCCTAACGAAATTGACTGAATGGCGCTGGGTGCCTACCAGGATGAACGTAGCGGATCAGCTAACGAAGTGGGGCAAAGATCCAGAAATGCATCCTGGAAGTGCGTGGGTTCGTGGGCCCTCCTTTCTATACGAAAATGAGGAGAAGTGGCCGAAGAAAGAATTACCCCCCTCAAACACGACGGAAGAGCTACGCATTCATCTGTTGTTGCACAATGTGAAGGTACAGACGATTCTCATAGACGCGGGGCGCATTTCCAAATGGACCGTGCTCGTGCGAACGATGGCGTGCGTTTTTCGGTTTATCTCGAACTGTAGACGAAAGTGCAAAGGACTGCCGATTAAAACGCTGAAACCGACGAAGCTGCAAGCAAAGATGTTGAAGCAAAATGCGGTAGTTTGTACTATTGTTCCATTGCAGCAAGAAGAGTATGATATGGCCGAAAAATGTCTGCTGCGTATGGCTCAGGCAGAGAGTTTTATTGATGAACTAAAGTTGTTGAAACGGAACGAAAACCGCCCAGTAAGTCAGTGGCTCGAAATCGATAAATCTAGTCCTCTTAGAAAGCTCACTCCGTTAATCGATGAGGCTGGCTTGATTCGTATGGAGGGACGATGTGCGCAGGCCGAGGATCTTCCATTCGATCTTCGATTTCCTGTCATTTTACCGGATGATTCCAGGATCACCAATCTGATCGTCCAGCACGTTCACGAAAAGTGTGGCCATGGATACAGACAAACGGTAAAGAACAAACTGAGACAACTGTTTCATATCATTCATATGGATGCAGTGGTAAAGAAGGTATCATCGGCTTGCATGTGGTGTAAGGTTAATCGCAATCGTCCGCGAGTTCCCCGAGAAGCACCGTTGCCGGTGCAACGTTTAACACCAAGTCTTCGTccatttagttttgttggagTAGACTACATGGGACCGTTCGAAGTGACCGTGGGACGCAGAAGAGAGAAACGGTGGATAGCACTATTCACCTGCCTGGTTACGCGGGCGGTGCACCTTGAGGTTGTGCATGGACTGACAACACAATCGTGCTTGATGGCGATAAATCGTTTCATTGGACGACGAGATTGGCCAATAGAGTTTCTGTCGGATAACGGGACCAATTTCCAAGGGGCAAGCAAAGAGCTGGCGGCACTCATTAAGGACATCGAGTTTGATTGTGCGGACGAGTACACAAACGCTAAAACGAAATGGACGTTCAATCCTCCCGCTTCACCCCACATGGGAGGTGTGTGGGAACGCTTAGTCCGCTCGGTAAAGGAGGCACTGAAATCGTTACATGATGGCAGGCGACTTACGGATGAAATCCTTCAGACGGTGATTGTGGAAGCCGAGGACATGATAAACTCCCGACCTCTCGCATATACGTCTCAGGAGTCTGAGGAAGCAGAAGCTTTGACTCCAAACCATTTCTTGCGTGGCCCCCCCTCGAAGCGACAAGACGTAGGTATTCCGCCGGCAAATCCTAGTGAAGCTCTGCGGGATGCGTACAAACGATCACAACAGTTGGCTGGTGAGATGTGGCAGCGTTGGATTAGAGAATACGTCCCCACTCTGAACCAACGCACCAAATGGTTTGGTGAAACGAAACCGTTGAAGGCGGGTGACCTGGTCTACATCGTCGAGGGAAACAACCGAAAGTGTTGGGTTAGAGGAATAGTAGAGGAGCCTATCATATCCAGAGATGGTCGCATTCGACAAGCATGGGTGCGTACGCGAACTAAGCGCTACAAGCGTGCAGTAGCGAACTTGGCTGTGCTGGAGTTAGAAGTAGGTAACACCGAACCGAAAGTAACTTCCGGACCTGGGTTACGGGCCGGGGAATATGTTGGGAACACTGCCAACCTGCTACCAAGCGATGCGTAA
- the LOC129721449 gene encoding proteasomal ubiquitin receptor ADRM1 homolog: MSGPIFGSSNALGGSSGGNRHLVEFRAGRMNLVNKMVHPDNRKGLVYVYQADDGLIHFCWKDRTTGNVEDDLIVFPDDCEFKKIENVKNGRVFLLKFKSSSRRLFFWMQEPKTDKDDEWCRRINEVINNPPSSNSLSGGSGRGGSGSDNGDLQYIMQNMSQQQLMQLFGGVGQMGGLSSLLGSMSRSSSGNSSSRTSATTPSSRSALTSGNTGSGTVTTPTATSNSPSTPRAPRKNASDSNKTTAGGTATATPLTGSNTNDGSGEGSNATPGGNRVRLADLQNYLAGISPAGANDGQRRNVDLASAVNSESLSSVIAVPEQVEALVEHLPHIEGDENKKQQLKETLSSPQFQQALSMFSNALQSGQLGPVVSHFQLNAEAVAAANSGDLEQFVKALEAAHNQGEADKTKSTATTAGKTDTKEENGTTAAKADKKDDDALD, from the exons ATGAGTGGACCGATATTTGGCAGCAGCAATGCACTCGGAGGCAGTTCCGGTGGGAATCGTCACCTGGTGGAGTTTCGCGCCGGACGGATGAATCTTGTTAACAAGATGGTTCATCCCGATAACCGGAAAGGTTTAGTTTACGTGTATCAAGCTGACGATGGACTAATTCATTTTTGCTGGAAGGATCGTACTACAGGAAACGTCGAAGACGATTTGATTGTTTTTCCTGACGATTGCGAGtttaagaaaattgaaaatgttaaaaacggtCGCGTATTTTtgctgaaattcaaaagttccAGTCGCCGATTGTTCTTCTGGATGCAAGAACCGAAAACGGACAAGGATGATGAATGGTGCCGCAGAATCAATGAGGTCATCAATAATCCACCATCGTCAAACAGCTTAAGCGGTGGTTCCGGACGAGGTGGCAGCGGAAGCGATAATGGCGATTTGCAGTACATCATGCAGAACATGTCCCAGCAGCAGCTGATGCAATTGTTTGGTGGTGTTGGTCAGATGGGAGGTCTGAGCAGCCTTTTAGGCTCCATGAG TCGTTCATCGTCTGGAAATTCGAGTAGCCGCACTAGCGCGACAACACCCTCTAGTCGTAGTGCTTTAACATCGGGTAATACTGGCAGCGGAACAGTAACTACACCGACCGCGACTTCAAATTCACCTTCTACACCACGTGCACCTCGAAAGAACGCTTCCGATTCTAACAAAACCACGGCTGGAGGTACAGCAACGGCAACCCCCCTGACAGGTAGTAATACAAACGATGGATCCGGTGAAGGTAGCAATGCAACCCCTGGTGGAAACCGAGTTCGTTTGGCCGATCTCCAAAACTACTTAGCGGGAATTAGTCCAGCTGGAGCTAATGATGGACAGCGACGTAACGTGGATCTCGCTTCAGCGGTAAATTCAGAATCACTTTCGTCCGTTATTGCAGTTCCGGAGCAGGTGGAAGCTTTGGTAGAGCATTTGCCTCATATTGAAGgagatgaaaacaaaaaacaacagcTTAAGGAAACCTTGTCATCACCTCAGTTTCAGCAAGCCCTATCAATGTTTTCCAATGCACTGCAATCTGGTCAACTTGGACCAGTAGTTTCGCACTTTCAACTAAATGCAGAAGCAGTTGCTGCCGCGAACAGTGGTGACTTGGAACAATTTGTTAAAGCACTGGAAGCTGCCCACAACCAAGGTGAGGCAGACAAAACAAAATCAACCGCAACCACCGCAGGGAAAACCGACACCAAGGAAGAAAACGGCACAACGGCGGCCAAAGCAGATAAAAAAGATGATGATGCTTTGGACTAA